The nucleotide window TCGTCCCAGGCTGGGGCCGCCGCCGGCGCAAAAGTGGTGCCCAGATGCGTCCAGTTGACGAGGTCTTTTGAGACCGCGTGTCCCTGGGTGACATGGCGGTGCCGCATGTCCGGATGGGCGAGCGTATTGTCGGCCTGGAGGAAATAGGCGTGGTAGTCATCGCCATCGCGATAAATCCAGAAGTCCCAAATCCATTTGTCTTTAAGGGCAATAACCACTTGTCGTGTCTTTCAAAGGAGATGCCGCATCAGCCCTTGACGCCGGTGGAGGCGATCGAGGCGATGAAGGCGCGCTGCAGGAAAAGGTAGAAGGCCAGCACCGGGATGGTGATCAGCGACAGATAGGCCATGATCTCGCCCCAGGCGCGGTTGAGCTGGAAGAAATATTGCAGGCCGACCATGACCGGCCGGTAGCGCTCTTCCTGGACCACCATGAGCGGCCAGAGATACTGATTGTACATGACCAGGAATTTGAGGATCGCCGCCGTCGCCAGAACGGGCCCGGCCAGGGGCATGACGACACGTCGATATACCTGCCACCAGCTGGCGCCCTCGACACGCGCCGCCTCGATCAATTCGCCGGGCAAGTCCTTGAAGTATTGGACGAAAAGGAAAATCGTCAGCCCATCGGCCACGAAGGGGATGATCTGGACCTGATAGGAATTGAGCCATCCAAAGGTCAGGCCGTCAAAGCCCAGCCAGGGCAGCTTTGAAGCGATGAGCAGCAGCGGAATAGCGATCGTCTCGAATGGCACGATCAGGGTCGCCAGGATCAGCGTCAGCACCAGATCTCGTCCGCGCCAGTCGACAAAGACGAAAGCGAACGCAGCCGCCGAGCAGATGAATAGGGTCAAGACCACCGTAACCCCGGTGACAATGACCGAATTGAAAATGAAGAGCCCCACGGGCGCGCGGCGGAAGGCGTCGAAATAATTGTCCAGCGAGATATCGCCCACCGGCAAAAAGGCGCGCAGGCTGCGGGTGTCGCTGAGCAGTTGCGCGTCGGGCTTGAGGCTCGACATCAGCATGAACACCAGCGGGAACACGAAGATCAGGGCGATCAGGCCAAGCACCGTGTAGCGCACCGCAAGGCGCAGCCCATGATTGTCTGCGGAAAGCTGAGCCATCACTTCTTCTCCCTGGTGAGCCAGCGCTGCAGCAGCGAAATGGCGAGAACGAAAACAAAGAGGATCACCGAGATGGTCGAGCCGCCCGAGATATCCTGCTTGCCATAGCCGCGCTCCACGGCCTGGAACACGATCGTTTGCGTCGAATCGAGCGGCCCGCCGCTGGTCATCACGTCGATCTGCGCAAACAGGGCAAAGGCCTGCATGGTGATGACGATCAGGACGAGTACCGCCGTATTGCGCAGTCCGGGCCAGGTCACATATCGAAAGGTCTGCCATTTGCTGGCGCCTTCGATAGCTGCAGCTTCGTAGAGCGAGGGGCTGATGGTCTGCAGGCCCGAAAGCCAGATGACCATGTGAAAGCCGACGGCCTGCCAGATGGACATGGCGATAATGGCGCCGAGCGCGGTATTCGGATTGCCGAGCCAGTCCACGCGCGGGAACGCGCCAAACGTGAGAGCGCCCAGCAAATTGTTCAAAAGACCGCTCTGCCCGTCATAAATGAAGCGCCAGAGCAGCGAGACCACCACGATCGAGACCACGACCGGCATGAAATAAATGGCGCGGAACACATTGATGCCGCGCAGCTTCTGGTTAATCAGCAGCGCCAGGAGCAAGGCTAGGCCACCCTGAAGCGGGGCCACGACAAGGACGAAGATGACGGTGTTGACCACCGCCTTCATAAAGACGACGTCGCGCGCCAGTATATAGGTGCGGCTTTCGCCCAGCGACACGCTGAACCATTCCCGCATGCCGTCGAGATGGGGATAGTCGGCATTGTTGCGAGTGAAGCCGCGCAGGGCCGGATAGGTGGGCGAGCCGTCGGCCTCCCGCACGACATTGCCTGCATCGTCCCTTTCGGGATCGAGGGTCAAAAGGCCCACGCCCAGTAGTTGCGAATAGTTGCTAAAGCCGACGAACTGAGTCGGATTGGGCGAAATCAGCCGCTGATTGGTGAAGCTGAAGCCGATGGCGAAAATGAAGGGCAGCACGATAAACAGTGCCATCAGCGCCGTGGCCGGCCCGGCCATCAGCCAGCCGGTCGAATTGGAGCGTGTGAATTTGGAAGCCATCAGCCATCAACCTTTCCAGAGCGGGACCCCGGCTTGCGCCGGGATCCATCCAGAGTCTCTAGGGGGCGAATCCTAGAAGCCGTAATTGTCGTTCTTGGCGATATCGGCGTCGATCTCATCGACCGCCGAGTCCAGCGTGTCCTGGACATCCGCGCCATTGGCAATGTCAGCCAGGGCCTTTTCGAAGACCTTGGCGGCAACGACATAACCGGGTGTCACCGGACGGACGAGCGCCTGGGCCTCGGAAAGATCGAAGAACACGGCAAGCGGCCCGCCATCCTTGTAGTTCTCGGTGAGCGCCGCGGCCGAAGCGGTTGCCGGGATCAAGCCGATGCCATTGGAGAAGTCCGCCAGATATTTGTCCTGGAGGGCAAATTCGATAAAGGCCGAAGCACCTTCGGGGTGCTCTGAGGTGGCCGAAACGCCGAACTGCCAGGAAGCGGCGCCGATTTTGGGGCCGTTGCCGAAATCGGGCGCCGGCAGGAACAACACGTCGTCATAGGCATCCAGCGTACCCAGAGCGGCCCAGTTGCCGTTCCAGGAGAAAGCGTATTTGCCACTGTTGAAGCCGTTGTCTCGGTCGGCCGGGTCCTGGGTCGCCTGGGCAAAGCCATCGGTAAACAGGCCCTGCCACCAGTTACCAAACTCAACGGCAGCCTCGCCGTTCAGGACGCCTTCGGCTGTTGTGTAGGTCGAGCGGTCGACAATGTCACCGCCGAAGCTCTGGAGGAATGGCGAGAACGCATAGGGATACCATTCGCCGGTCCAAGCCGTGCCCAGGTCGAGCGCATAGTCGAACTTGCCGGACGCCTTGGCCTTGGCGAGGGCATCCATGAATTCTTCGCCGGTCCAGGGCTGCTCGAGCGTGGGCGTGCGCAGGCCCAGTTCGTCGAGATAGGACTGACGCGTCACCAGCGAGATCGCCGCATCCCAAAGGCCGATGGAATAGAGCTCGCCGTTCCACACACCCTTGGTGCCGGGCAGGTAATTGGCGATCTTGGCCTCGTCGATCTGCAGCGGCTGCATATAGCCCGACCACGCCCAATTGGGCATCACCGGACCATCGACATCCAGGATATCGGGAAGATTGCCCGCCAGGGCGCCAGCAACGACGCTGTCATTGTAAGCTGCCTGCGGAAAGCTCTCGATTTCCACGACCCAGTCGGACTGGCTGGCATTAAAATCGGAAATGATCTGGTTGATGATGTCGGATTCAACCTCGTTGCCGGCGCCGTGATACCACATGGTCAATGTGGTTTGCGCAAAGGCGGCGCTACTCATGGCGCTGGCAAAGGCAAGGCTGGCGGCCAATAGGCTTAGGGACTTCATGTTTCTCTCCTCCTAGAGTTCAGTTGGGTGACAATGCCGTCACGGGTCAGGACGCTGTCGCGCCAGGCCACCGGAGCCGAGACGAGTTCGCGGTTCGGCTCACCGGGTTTGGGTGCGCCGCTGATGAGGCGCAGCAGCTTGTCGGCAGCGCGCGCACCCATGGCGGCATAGGGCAGGACGGCACTGGTCAGGCCGGGATGCAGGTGTTCGGCGATCATGCGATAGTCGTCATAGCCGGCCACCGACATCTGTTGGGGAATGGCGACGCCGCGTTCGCGCAGCAGGCCGTAGACCCGCATGGCCATCTTGTCATTGGCGCAGC belongs to Devosia sp. XK-2 and includes:
- a CDS encoding carbohydrate ABC transporter permease, which produces MAQLSADNHGLRLAVRYTVLGLIALIFVFPLVFMLMSSLKPDAQLLSDTRSLRAFLPVGDISLDNYFDAFRRAPVGLFIFNSVIVTGVTVVLTLFICSAAAFAFVFVDWRGRDLVLTLILATLIVPFETIAIPLLLIASKLPWLGFDGLTFGWLNSYQVQIIPFVADGLTIFLFVQYFKDLPGELIEAARVEGASWWQVYRRVVMPLAGPVLATAAILKFLVMYNQYLWPLMVVQEERYRPVMVGLQYFFQLNRAWGEIMAYLSLITIPVLAFYLFLQRAFIASIASTGVKG
- a CDS encoding sugar ABC transporter permease; the protein is MASKFTRSNSTGWLMAGPATALMALFIVLPFIFAIGFSFTNQRLISPNPTQFVGFSNYSQLLGVGLLTLDPERDDAGNVVREADGSPTYPALRGFTRNNADYPHLDGMREWFSVSLGESRTYILARDVVFMKAVVNTVIFVLVVAPLQGGLALLLALLINQKLRGINVFRAIYFMPVVVSIVVVSLLWRFIYDGQSGLLNNLLGALTFGAFPRVDWLGNPNTALGAIIAMSIWQAVGFHMVIWLSGLQTISPSLYEAAAIEGASKWQTFRYVTWPGLRNTAVLVLIVITMQAFALFAQIDVMTSGGPLDSTQTIVFQAVERGYGKQDISGGSTISVILFVFVLAISLLQRWLTREKK
- a CDS encoding extracellular solute-binding protein, whose amino-acid sequence is MKSLSLLAASLAFASAMSSAAFAQTTLTMWYHGAGNEVESDIINQIISDFNASQSDWVVEIESFPQAAYNDSVVAGALAGNLPDILDVDGPVMPNWAWSGYMQPLQIDEAKIANYLPGTKGVWNGELYSIGLWDAAISLVTRQSYLDELGLRTPTLEQPWTGEEFMDALAKAKASGKFDYALDLGTAWTGEWYPYAFSPFLQSFGGDIVDRSTYTTAEGVLNGEAAVEFGNWWQGLFTDGFAQATQDPADRDNGFNSGKYAFSWNGNWAALGTLDAYDDVLFLPAPDFGNGPKIGAASWQFGVSATSEHPEGASAFIEFALQDKYLADFSNGIGLIPATASAAALTENYKDGGPLAVFFDLSEAQALVRPVTPGYVVAAKVFEKALADIANGADVQDTLDSAVDEIDADIAKNDNYGF